A genomic region of Oncorhynchus mykiss isolate Arlee chromosome 16, USDA_OmykA_1.1, whole genome shotgun sequence contains the following coding sequences:
- the pnpo gene encoding pyridoxine-5'-phosphate oxidase isoform X1, whose translation MRRILGCNTLKNIREVGKYFNPQVSLIACCRALFYQSLRTKTTSYSTDMDLSDMRKKYKGDDEFGDWFDQATKCPEIGEPNAMCIATSTRDGRPSARMVLLKGYSEEGFRFFTNYESRKGGELESNPYASLCFYWEPINRQVRIEGNVERIPYQSSCDYFHSRPKSSQIGAVVSRQSTAVPDRNYLRQKNAELKEKYKDTDVPMPDYWGGYIVKPYLIEFWQGQTNRLHDRIVFTRLKNGERVLEEYEHNAEAGWVYQRLSP comes from the exons ATGAGGCGCATACTCGGTTGCAATACGTTGAAGAATATCAGGGAAGTAGGTAAATACTTTAATCCCCAGGTTTCTTTGATAGCTTGCTGTCGAGCCTTATTTTATCAGTCACTTCGCACGAAAACTACCAGTTATTCTACAGACATGGATCTCAGTGACATGCGAAAAAAATACAAAGGAGACGACGAG TTTGGAGATTGGTTTGATCAAGCCACAAAGTGTCCTGAAATCGGAGAGCCCAATGCAATGTGCATCGCCACATCCACAAG AGATGGACGTCCATCTGCTCGAATGGTCTTGTTAAAAGGCTACAGTGAAGAAGGCTTCCGGTTCTTTACCAACTACGAGAGCCGGAAAGGTGGTGAGCTG GAGAGCAACCCTTATGCATCTCTGTGCTTTTACTGGGAGCCTATCAACAGGCAG gtccgTATCGAGGGCAACGTGGAGAGAATCCCCTACCAGAGCTCCTGTGACTACTTCCACTCCCGGCCCAAGAGTAGCCAGATCGGGGCCGTTGTGAGCAGACAAAGCACTGCAGTCCCTGACAGAAAT TACCTGAGACAGAAAAATGCAGAGCTGAAGGAAAAGTACAAGGACACAGATGTCCCCATGCCCGACTACTG GGGAGGCTATATCGTCAAGCCTTACTTGATAGAGTTCTGGCAGGGTCAGACCAACAGGCTACATGACCGCATCGTCTTCACGAGGCTGAAAAATGGAGAGCGTGTTCTAGAAGAGTATGAACATAATGCTGAGGCAGGCTGGGTCTACCAGAGGCTATCCCCATGA
- the pnpo gene encoding pyridoxine-5'-phosphate oxidase (The RefSeq protein has 4 substitutions compared to this genomic sequence), whose product MDLSDMRKKYKGDEECFEENHLVSLDPIKQFGDWFDQATKCPEIGEPNAMCIATSTRDGRPSARMVLLKGYSEEGFRFFTNYESRKGGGLESNPYASLCFYWEPINRQARIEGNVERIPYQSSCDYFHSRPKSSQIGAVVSRQSTAVPDRNYLRQKNAELKEKYKDTDVPMPDYWGGYIVKPYLIEFRQGQTNRLHDRIVFTRLKNGERVLEEYEHNAEAGWVYQRLSP is encoded by the exons ATGGATCTCAGTGACATGCGAAAAAAATACAAAGGAGACGACGAG TGCTTTGAAGAGAATCATCTTGTTTCTCTGGACCCCATCAAGCAGTTTGGAGATTGGTTTGATCAAGCCACAAAGTGTCCTGAAATCGGAGAGCCCAATGCAATGTGCATCGCCACATCCACAAG AGATGGACGTCCATCTGCTCGAATGGTCTTGTTAAAAGGCTACAGTGAAGAAGGCTTCCGGTTCTTTACCAACTACGAGAGCCGGAAAGGTGGTGAGCTG GAGAGCAACCCTTATGCATCTCTGTGCTTTTACTGGGAGCCTATCAACAGGCAG gtccgTATCGAGGGCAACGTGGAGAGAATCCCCTACCAGAGCTCCTGTGACTACTTCCACTCCCGGCCCAAGAGTAGCCAGATCGGGGCCGTTGTGAGCAGACAAAGCACTGCAGTCCCTGACAGAAAT TACCTGAGACAGAAAAATGCAGAGCTGAAGGAAAAGTACAAGGACACAGATGTCCCCATGCCCGACTACTG GGGAGGCTATATCGTCAAGCCTTACTTGATAGAGTTCTGGCAGGGTCAGACCAACAGGCTACATGACCGCATCGTCTTCACGAGGCTGAAAAATGGAGAGCGTGTTCTAGAAGAGTATGAACATAATGCTGAGGCAGGCTGGGTCTACCAGAGGCTATCCCCATGA
- the prr15lb gene encoding proline-rich protein 15-like protein B: protein MADPSWWKLTFSPTKSEAKVLYEIPQEYGNNNNKEHHNSPQFPTDPMDNQFSARLEKIVDKSATKGRHVKVSHSGRFKEKKKIRATLAENPMLFSEHSLRDENHRAEK, encoded by the coding sequence ATGGCTGACCCTAGCTGGTGGAAGCTGACCTTCTCACCTACGAAGTCTGAGGCAAAGGTTCTGTACGAGATCCCTCAAGAgtatggtaataataataataaggaacATCACAACAGCCCTCAGTTCCCCACAGACCCAATGGACAACCAATTCAGTGCCAGACTGGAGAAGATAGTGGATAAGTCGGCCACTAAAGGTCGCCATGTTAAGGTGTCCCACTCTGGTCGCTtcaaggagaagaagaagatccGTGCCACACTGGCTGAGAACCCTATGCTGTTCTCTGAACACAGTCTCAGGGATGAGAACCACAGGGCAGAGAAATAG